The segment TGGCCCTCGTGCTGGCCACCCACCGCCCCGAGGAAGCCCCGCCCCTTCCCTGGCGCACGGTGCGGGTCGAAGGGGGCCAGGCGAGGGAGGAGGTGCCCAACCCAGCGCCAACCTCCGCCCACCTGTCTCTGCCATACTCCACGCCCCGCAGCCCACACCCACTTGTTCGCCTGACCAACGCCACGGTCTACCGCAACAGCCACCGCGCCCTCGGCCCGCTGAGCTGGACCTGGCAGGCGGGGCAGCACTGGCTGGTCACAGGCGAAAACGGCAGCGGCAAAAGCACCCTGGCCCGCCTGATTGCCGGCGAGTTGCACCCGGCCCTGGGCGGCCACATTGAGCGGCCCTTTCTTCCGGGCGACCTCCTGAGCCAGCGCCGCGCGCACATCGGCCTGGTCAGCGCCGAAGTGGGCATCCGCCAGCGGCGCGACTGGACCGGGCGCGAGGTGCTGGGCAGCGCCTGGAGCGGCACCGAGGGCTTTGCCCCTGACCTGACCCCGGCGCAGACGGCCGAACTGGCCCACCTGGCCCGCACCCTGGGCATCAACGACCTGCTGGACCGCCCTGCCGAAGGACTGTCGCAGGGGCAGCTGCGCCGGTTGCTGCTGGCCCGCGCGGTGCTTCACCGCCCCCGGCTGCTGCTGCTGGACGAGGGCCTGGATTTTCTGGACGCCGGGGCCAGGGCGGCGTTCTGCGCCCTGCTGCCAGACCTGGTGCGGGGCGGCACGCACCTGCTGGTGGTGGCCCACCGCGCCGGGGACGCCCTGAGTGGCCTGACCCACCGCCTTCACCTGGACGCGGGACAGGCCGCCTGGGCCGGGCCGCTGGGGTCAGATTCGGCTCACCTTCAGGCTCTACCCTGACGCTCATGAACCGCGTGCTTCTCAGCCTCGCCCTGCTGGCCACCCCCCTGTTCCCGGCCCTGGCCCAGACCGCCCCCACCACGGCGGCGCCCGCCCCCACCGAGCCCCGCACCATTGAGGCCATTACCGCCACCAGCGCCAAGGGGTACAGCATCCGCGTGCCCAGCGGCTGGACGCCCCTGAAAAATGCCCCAAACGTGGACGTGGCGTTTATCAACAAGACGGTTGGCGCCCTGCGGCCCACCGTGACGGTGGTCGTGCAGGACATTCCTGCCGACCTGAAGGCCACGCTGGCCGACATCCGCGACCTCAACGAGCGCAAGATGCCCGAGGTCGTCACCAAGCTGAAGTTCCTGGGCGAGAAGAACGTCAAGGTCAGCGGCGTGCCCGGCATCCTGTGGTCGTACAGCGGCGACGGAGAGGGCGGCGCCGTGCGCTGGACGCAGGTGTTCACCCTGAAAAACAACCGCCTGTTTACCGCCACCCTGATGCTGCCCAGCGGCACCCCCGCCGACCTGGCCGAGCAGGGCCGCGCCATTTTGACCAGCATGACGCTGAAGTAACTAGAGCCTTAGGAGTGGGCAGGAGGCAGTGGACCACTCATACGGACTCCGATTGAATCGTTTTTGCAAACGATTTAATCCGAGCGGAGCGAGAACGAGCAAAACGGGTTCCGGGCGTGGAGTTTGCAAATCGG is part of the Deinococcus betulae genome and harbors:
- a CDS encoding ATP-binding cassette domain-containing protein, with the protein product MAPLPPLVSLQAVTVLQGGQPVLQNIHLEVRSGEALRLWGPNGGGKTTLLRLLAGQVAPVAGTRTYALGGQLQRSAVQARRTLRIVGPDAEAFYLTREWVQTVRDVLLAAFEGEALNLWAAAPEALTRLETVAAQMGTAALLDRDFRTLSHGQRRRVLLAAALMPSPALLLLDEFTDGLSEGARAELGQVLTRLQASGVALVLATHRPEEAPPLPWRTVRVEGGQAREEVPNPAPTSAHLSLPYSTPRSPHPLVRLTNATVYRNSHRALGPLSWTWQAGQHWLVTGENGSGKSTLARLIAGELHPALGGHIERPFLPGDLLSQRRAHIGLVSAEVGIRQRRDWTGREVLGSAWSGTEGFAPDLTPAQTAELAHLARTLGINDLLDRPAEGLSQGQLRRLLLARAVLHRPRLLLLDEGLDFLDAGARAAFCALLPDLVRGGTHLLVVAHRAGDALSGLTHRLHLDAGQAAWAGPLGSDSAHLQALP
- a CDS encoding PsbP-related protein, with amino-acid sequence MNRVLLSLALLATPLFPALAQTAPTTAAPAPTEPRTIEAITATSAKGYSIRVPSGWTPLKNAPNVDVAFINKTVGALRPTVTVVVQDIPADLKATLADIRDLNERKMPEVVTKLKFLGEKNVKVSGVPGILWSYSGDGEGGAVRWTQVFTLKNNRLFTATLMLPSGTPADLAEQGRAILTSMTLK